The window TTCGGCTGCATAAAAGTAGGCCTTCGCCTCGCGCACCAAGCGGGCGATCAGTTCGGGCTGCTCGGGCTTGACATGGCGGATGGCAATGTCGGCCTCGCGGCGCAGCAGGTCGCTCAGCGCGTTGGAAGAGATCACCTCGACAGCAATGCCCGGCTCTGCAGCCCGCAGGCGTTGGACGATGGGAGGCAGCAGGTAGGTGGCCACGGCGTCGGTGGCCGACACCGAGACCACGCCTCCCACGGCTTGCGACCGGCCGCTGGCGGCCAGGCCCAGAGCCTCTGCGGCGGCGCCCATGCTGCGGGCGTGCTCCAGCAGATCCAGCCCGGTGGGAGTGAGCACCATGGCCTTGCCCACGCGCTCGAACAGGGTCACCCCCATCTGCTGTTCAATGGCCGCCACCTGCCGGCTCAGCGTGGGCTGGGTCAGCCCCAGCTTGCGAGCGGCGGCAGACAGCGAGCCGGTCTGCGCCGTGTGCAAAAACGCCTTTAGCTGATTCCAGTCGAGGTTATCCATACGTAAATGTATATGTTCACTGCAATTTGTCGCATTTTCTGCGCTTCGTTGCATGGATAGCATCCGGGTGTCGCCCATTGCATTTTTTGCCTTACCGCTTCTTCGCCTTCACCTGGCCCTGCACCCATGTCCTCTCCTGATATTGCTCCGGTCCCTGACGCTTTGCCCTCTGCTGCGGCCCGACCGGCTGCAGCGTCCAAAGCGCAATTCTGGGACCGCATTGCGCCCAAATACGCAGCCGATCCCATCGCCGACCTGGCGGGGTATGAGGCCACGTTGCAGCGAGTGCAGGGCCTGCTGTCTACCCAGCAAGAGGTGCTGGAGATCGGCTGCGGCACGGGCAGCACGGCCCTGCGCTTGGCCCCCTTCACCCGGAGCCTGCTGGCCACCGATGTTTCGCCCGAGATGATTGCCATTGCCCACCAGCGATTGGCCGCGCAGCCCTCGCCGCAGCTGCGCTTTGCCGTGGCAGACGCCGAGGCCACGTACTTGGGGCAAGAGGTGTACGACGCGGTACTGGCCTTCA of the Acidovorax sp. 107 genome contains:
- a CDS encoding LysR family transcriptional regulator; the protein is MDNLDWNQLKAFLHTAQTGSLSAAARKLGLTQPTLSRQVAAIEQQMGVTLFERVGKAMVLTPTGLDLLEHARSMGAAAEALGLAASGRSQAVGGVVSVSATDAVATYLLPPIVQRLRAAEPGIAVEVISSNALSDLLRREADIAIRHVKPEQPELIARLVREAKAYFYAAETWVQVHGHPRTAEDAAQLPFVGSDRNGQYLAYLRQYGLNLSESNFTCYADNTVTHWALVRQGLGIGAMMDEIAHETPSMVRVLDDVPPLRFPIWLVSHRELRTSRRIRLVFEALAEGLAGLSD
- a CDS encoding class I SAM-dependent methyltransferase, with translation MSSPDIAPVPDALPSAAARPAAASKAQFWDRIAPKYAADPIADLAGYEATLQRVQGLLSTQQEVLEIGCGTGSTALRLAPFTRSLLATDVSPEMIAIAHQRLAAQPSPQLRFAVADAEATYLGQEVYDAVLAFNVLHLTSDLNEALKRLVLALRPGGLLISKTACIAEMNPLIPYLAVPLMRAIGKAPPLLCLDEQRLRSAMLRQGLQIVCVERHGTRGKDTRAFVVARKPG